One part of the Glycine max cultivar Williams 82 chromosome 14, Glycine_max_v4.0, whole genome shotgun sequence genome encodes these proteins:
- the LOC112999339 gene encoding uncharacterized protein — protein sequence MLVCLATTRIFGTHCICHWSSSRPFKDTGDGGLARPYHNSVLTGIFGFDRILLQVIQGYASIVAPLTSLLQKDNFHWGVEAQTAFDNLKQAMTQAPVLALSDFSTPFMLETNALCLAMGVVLMQYGHPLAFFNKAFCPCLQRSSTFILTIPNFTFHDALHRHFLTNDSFQEKVQQVTLEPNSHPDFKIHNGSLFFQNKIWLNTENLFLSSLMEEFHSTPLGGHLGFAKTLHRLQANIYWPNMRKDMRQFVRKCSTCQQVKYEPKRPAGLLPPLPILSSPWKELSLDFIIGLPPSQGYTTILVVVDRFTKGAHFGALASHYTTHKVAFLFQDMVGITTFEDTYRKPHPSISTYLLSSSNVEVVDHLLSIRQDLWASLTTRLQKMQLAMKTQANSKQRDVSYKVGDWAMGKIVQLAENVKEKQPMLYNVEEGHRSEPL from the exons ATGCTCGTTTGCCTAGCAACAACTCGAATTTTTGGGACACATTGTATATGCCATTGGAGTAGCTCTAGACCCTTCAAAGATACAGGCGATGGTGGCTTGGCCCGTCCCTACCACAACTCAGTCCTTACGGGGATTTTTGGGTTTGATCGGATTTTATTGCAAGTTATTCAAGGATATGCTTCCATAGTAGCGCCATTGACGTCCCTGCTTCAGAAGGATAATTTCCATTGGGGAGTTGAGGCTCAAACTGCTTTTGATAACCTCAAACAAGCTATGACACAAGCCCCAGTACTAGCCTTGTCGGACTTCTCTACACCCTTCATGCTAGAAACAAATGCTTTATGTCTAGCCATGGGTGTTGTTCTTATGCAATATGGCCACCCACTAGCCTTTTTCAACAAAGCTTTCTGCCCTTGCTTACAACGTTCTTCTACATTCATTCTCACAATACCTAATTTCACCTTCCATGATGCATTGCACAGACATTTCCTCACCAATGATTCATTCCAGGAAAAGGTTCAACAGGTCACCTTGGAACCGAATTCACATCCCGATTTCAAGATTCACAATGGGTCATTATTCTTCCAAAACAAGATATGGCTTAACACAGAGAACCTATTTCTTTCATCGTTGATGGAGGAGTTTCATTCAACCCCTCTTGGTGGCCACCTAGGTTTCGCCAAAACCCTTCATCGTCTTCAAGCAAACATCTATTGGCCCAACATGCGCAAGGACATGAGGCAATTTGTTCGCAAATGTTCTACTTGCCAACAAGTTAAGTATGAACCCAAGCGGCCTGCAGGTTTACTCCCACCACTACCAATACTATCCTCTCCTTGGAAGGAGCTATCACTAGACTTCATCATTGGTCTTCCTCCTTCGCAGGGCTACACTACCATTCTTGTAGTAGTTGACCGTTTCACGAAGGGAGCTCACTTTGGGGCCCTAGCTTCACACTACACAACTCATAAAGTAGCTTTTCTTTTCCAAGATATGGTCG GCATTACTACCTTCGAAGACACTTATAGGAAGCCCCATCCTTCTATTTCCACTTATTTGCTAAGCTCATCTAATGTGGAAGTAGTCGATCACCTTCTCTCTATAAGACAGGATCTTTGGGCTTCTTTGACCACTCGTCTTCAAAAAATGCAACTCGCCATGAAGACTCAGGCAAACAGTAAACAACGTGATGTATCATACAAGGTTGGTGACTGG GCTATGGGGAAAATCGTGCAACTTGCAGAAAATGTCAAGGAAAAGCAACCTATGTTGTATAATGTGGAGGAAGGGCACCGAAGTGAACCCCTTTAG